One Nocardia iowensis DNA window includes the following coding sequences:
- a CDS encoding RidA family protein, with the protein MPKNVTLIRSNTLSDVAEYAYAATAPAEARLIFLAGACPLNADGSTAAVGDYAGQAAKVMDNLRIALADAGATLDDVVSTRVYVAATRQADLVSAWEVVRAAFGKHDVPSTLLGVTVLGYDDQLVEVEAVAAVVD; encoded by the coding sequence ATGCCGAAGAATGTCACGCTCATTCGTTCGAACACGCTGTCCGATGTGGCCGAATACGCTTACGCAGCAACCGCTCCCGCCGAGGCGCGGCTGATCTTTCTGGCGGGGGCCTGTCCACTGAATGCGGACGGCTCGACTGCGGCCGTCGGGGATTACGCGGGGCAAGCGGCGAAAGTCATGGACAATCTGCGGATCGCGCTCGCCGATGCGGGAGCAACACTCGACGATGTCGTCAGCACGCGGGTCTACGTCGCGGCCACGCGGCAAGCCGATCTGGTGTCCGCGTGGGAAGTGGTCCGCGCGGCGTTCGGCAAGCACGACGTGCCCAGCACCTTGCTCGGGGTAACGGTTCTCGGCTATGACGATCAGCTGGTCGAAGTGGAAGCGGTTGCCGCAGTCGTGGATTGA
- a CDS encoding cutinase family protein produces MRTSKRYVVTTVVTVGVALGSSAVAAPAVAHAEPTPCAATLNLFIPGTWETDEDADPAQPVGMLAPIAETIQRQHGPKSEIYFTPYMARAFDNGYTYADSKNTALNNATAVLRDYGTRCPAAKFTINGYSQGADAAGDLAADIGNDRGPVPADRVLAVGLLADPGAGTEGEVVVGPGRAGTGIADPRPQGMGKLSGRVTSICDPQDLYCSIQKSNNPLLGALGSILSKALSGGAPPTDANFPMAAALTSDFSKTDLPGLAAAIGDLTASLTSPVGVNLARVRRSASEVSNTLNPLVDLIDSGAANPAAIARLSAAPTGTAEYNAGKVLTMAGESDLSDAAAAATTIADNATKLLNNGVGKLRPNSVKARSLRIAAGNLRDQVAPLAAAPADILGSATRILALLKPSVLVDQALDVAADVTAFDFPKILDNLILLPQKVVAMDAAGAHQVAGELNNELQPLVELVGSVDLKWISQILSMIPDAQGFTEVAARATSILSTIDVPRLAKIVGRIQDVAWSVLEKLVPPPGQAPDLVGAGAALSDLLPIGVDLASVAADMLSGKAQQTPPEVLGKRSDAPARTIAPPVHDLDDLTGPLARMASFHDLNLATLIRDGLSAASFVASGVHMNYSSLIVDGSGRNAIQWLGDWTNQRIGDWMNQRIGRVK; encoded by the coding sequence ATGCGTACGTCCAAGCGGTATGTGGTCACAACGGTGGTGACCGTCGGTGTTGCCCTCGGTTCGTCTGCCGTCGCTGCCCCCGCCGTCGCGCATGCGGAGCCGACTCCCTGCGCGGCGACATTGAACCTGTTCATCCCTGGCACCTGGGAGACCGACGAGGACGCCGACCCGGCGCAACCCGTCGGCATGCTCGCACCGATCGCGGAGACCATCCAACGCCAGCACGGTCCGAAATCCGAAATCTATTTCACCCCCTACATGGCCCGCGCATTCGACAATGGCTACACCTACGCCGACAGCAAGAACACCGCACTGAACAACGCGACGGCCGTCTTGCGCGATTACGGAACCCGGTGCCCAGCCGCGAAATTCACCATCAACGGCTACAGCCAGGGTGCCGACGCCGCCGGAGATCTCGCTGCCGACATCGGCAACGATCGCGGCCCTGTGCCCGCCGACCGGGTCCTGGCCGTTGGCCTACTCGCCGACCCGGGCGCAGGCACCGAGGGCGAAGTCGTCGTCGGTCCCGGTAGGGCAGGCACGGGCATTGCCGATCCCCGGCCGCAGGGCATGGGCAAGCTGTCCGGTCGGGTCACCTCGATCTGTGACCCCCAGGACCTGTACTGCTCGATCCAGAAGAGCAATAACCCACTGCTCGGGGCGTTGGGCTCGATCCTGAGCAAGGCGCTCAGCGGTGGCGCACCACCCACCGACGCCAACTTTCCGATGGCCGCGGCCCTGACCTCGGATTTCTCGAAGACCGACCTTCCAGGTCTGGCCGCGGCGATCGGCGATCTCACCGCAAGCCTTACGTCCCCTGTCGGCGTCAACCTGGCGCGGGTCCGTCGTAGTGCGAGCGAGGTGTCGAACACCCTCAACCCGCTGGTCGACCTGATCGACTCCGGTGCGGCCAACCCGGCCGCCATTGCCCGCCTGAGCGCCGCCCCTACCGGCACAGCCGAATACAACGCAGGCAAGGTCCTGACCATGGCCGGGGAATCCGATCTGTCGGATGCGGCAGCTGCGGCGACCACGATCGCCGACAACGCGACCAAGCTGCTGAACAACGGGGTCGGCAAACTGCGGCCGAACTCCGTCAAGGCGCGTTCGCTGAGAATCGCGGCGGGTAACCTGCGCGACCAGGTCGCACCCCTCGCCGCAGCACCAGCCGACATCCTGGGATCGGCAACGAGAATCCTGGCGTTGCTCAAACCCAGCGTGCTGGTCGACCAGGCACTCGACGTCGCCGCCGACGTCACCGCGTTCGACTTCCCGAAGATCTTGGACAACCTCATCCTGCTGCCGCAGAAGGTTGTCGCGATGGACGCCGCGGGCGCCCACCAGGTCGCCGGTGAGCTGAACAACGAGCTCCAGCCATTGGTCGAACTTGTTGGGAGCGTTGACCTGAAGTGGATCTCGCAGATTCTGTCGATGATCCCGGACGCGCAGGGCTTCACCGAGGTGGCCGCGCGGGCGACGTCGATCCTGTCCACCATCGATGTCCCACGGCTGGCGAAGATCGTCGGCCGAATCCAGGACGTCGCTTGGTCGGTGCTCGAAAAGCTGGTGCCACCGCCCGGGCAGGCCCCCGACCTGGTCGGCGCGGGTGCCGCGCTGTCCGACCTGCTGCCGATCGGTGTGGACTTGGCCTCGGTCGCGGCCGACATGCTGTCCGGCAAGGCGCAGCAGACTCCGCCGGAGGTGCTGGGCAAGCGGTCCGACGCACCGGCGCGCACCATCGCCCCGCCGGTGCACGACCTCGACGATCTGACCGGGCCGCTCGCTCGGATGGCGTCCTTCCATGACCTCAATCTGGCCACTCTCATCCGCGACGGCCTCAGTGCCGCAAGCTTTGTCGCTTCCGGCGTGCACATGAACTACAGCTCGCTGATTGTCGACGGGTCCGGCCGCAATGCCATCCAGTGGCTCGGCGATTGGACGAACCAGCGGATCGGCGACTGGATGAATCAGCGGATCGGCCGGGTCAAGTAG
- a CDS encoding cytochrome P450: MTDASLSSVQQLPHPPFRLPLLGDLLTVRPGKPTQAAMRDARRLGPIYERLIVTYPIVIVSGVDLLAEINNEEHWTKNLSPLFRLMRPIARDGLFTAYNDEPTWHTAHNILAPAFTQAAMRGYHQSMADTVAELIDYWSEREDRWVDVAEDTNKLTLEVISRTGFSYSFDSFTRADTDEHPFVAAMTRGLRFVNRNANLPPALHKFPRRRVDQQTKDIAFAKQLVDDVIAARRREDPDSTRDLLGLMLNSSDPTSGKSLDEKNIRHQILTFLVAGHETSAGVLAFVLYFLANHPDVAARARTEVDERWPGRERPDVGYEDVAKLRYLRRVIDETMRLWPIAPGYFREAKHDTTIGDGRYRFDQGDWVFVLTLAAHRDPGWGADHDEFDPDRFLPDNLRALDPNVLKAYKPFGTGARACIGRQFAYHEILLALAHIIHTFTFEPEPDYQLDVGEQITLKPRGFRLRFHRRHPHSRSVDG, from the coding sequence TTGACCGATGCGTCGCTGAGTTCCGTTCAGCAGCTACCGCACCCGCCATTTCGGCTGCCATTGCTCGGAGATCTACTCACCGTCCGGCCCGGCAAGCCGACGCAGGCCGCGATGCGCGACGCCCGCCGCCTCGGTCCGATCTACGAACGGCTGATCGTCACTTACCCCATCGTCATTGTCTCCGGGGTTGACCTCCTTGCCGAGATCAACAACGAAGAACACTGGACGAAAAACCTCAGCCCGCTGTTCAGACTCATGCGGCCGATCGCTCGCGACGGCTTGTTCACCGCCTACAACGACGAGCCCACTTGGCACACGGCACACAACATTCTGGCGCCTGCGTTCACTCAGGCTGCCATGCGCGGCTACCACCAGAGCATGGCCGACACTGTCGCCGAACTCATCGATTACTGGTCCGAACGGGAAGACCGCTGGGTCGACGTCGCCGAGGACACCAACAAGCTCACCCTCGAAGTCATCAGTCGCACGGGTTTCAGCTACTCGTTCGATTCGTTCACTCGCGCCGACACCGACGAACATCCATTCGTCGCCGCGATGACCCGCGGACTGCGATTCGTCAATCGCAACGCCAATCTGCCACCGGCACTGCACAAATTCCCGCGCCGCCGCGTCGATCAGCAAACCAAAGACATCGCATTCGCCAAGCAGCTCGTCGATGACGTCATCGCCGCCCGGCGCCGCGAAGACCCCGACAGCACCCGTGACCTGCTCGGGTTGATGCTCAACAGCAGCGACCCGACTTCGGGCAAGAGCCTCGACGAGAAGAACATCCGCCACCAGATCCTGACGTTCCTGGTGGCCGGTCACGAAACCTCCGCTGGAGTGCTCGCATTCGTCCTGTATTTCTTGGCCAATCACCCCGATGTCGCGGCCCGCGCACGCACCGAGGTCGATGAACGCTGGCCCGGCCGCGAACGGCCCGACGTCGGCTACGAAGACGTCGCGAAACTTCGATACCTGCGCCGCGTCATCGACGAGACGATGCGACTGTGGCCGATCGCACCGGGCTATTTCCGAGAAGCCAAGCACGACACCACAATCGGCGACGGACGCTACCGCTTCGATCAAGGTGATTGGGTCTTCGTGCTCACTCTCGCCGCCCATCGCGACCCGGGCTGGGGCGCTGACCACGACGAATTCGACCCGGACCGATTTCTGCCGGACAACCTACGCGCACTCGACCCTAACGTTCTAAAGGCCTACAAGCCTTTCGGTACTGGCGCACGCGCGTGCATCGGACGCCAATTCGCCTACCACGAGATTCTGCTCGCCCTCGCTCACATCATCCACACCTTCACCTTCGAACCCGAACCGGACTATCAACTCGACGTCGGCGAGCAAATCACCCTGAAACCCAGAGGATTCCGCCTCCGATTCCACCGACGGCACCCGCATAGCCGATCGGTCGACGGATAG
- a CDS encoding DUF1772 domain-containing protein: MTTTNDRTRGPDRWLTSAAAVATAINGGVFFDFSFVVMPGLRELPAAQGITAMQAFDRTAVTPPLMLMMFVTAALCVILIIRSIMTWGSASAPWILAAAIAFLLAAVVITGAANVPISASVDALDPSSTDAQTRWNDLYTQWLWWNHARTLTSITAAVGFTIALRPPPQPA, from the coding sequence ATGACAACGACAAATGATCGAACGCGAGGTCCGGACCGTTGGTTGACGTCGGCGGCGGCGGTCGCGACCGCAATCAACGGCGGAGTGTTCTTCGACTTCTCCTTCGTCGTCATGCCGGGCCTACGCGAATTGCCTGCCGCGCAAGGGATCACAGCTATGCAAGCCTTCGACCGCACCGCGGTCACCCCACCGCTCATGCTGATGATGTTCGTAACCGCCGCGTTATGCGTCATCCTCATAATTCGGTCGATCATGACGTGGGGCAGCGCGTCCGCGCCATGGATCCTCGCCGCAGCCATCGCGTTCCTGCTCGCCGCAGTCGTGATCACAGGCGCGGCCAACGTCCCCATCAGCGCGTCCGTGGACGCCCTCGACCCATCGAGCACAGACGCACAAACCCGATGGAACGACCTGTACACCCAATGGCTCTGGTGGAACCACGCCCGCACCCTGACCTCGATCACCGCCGCCGTAGGTTTCACCATCGCCCTGCGCCCCCCACCCCAACCTGCCTGA
- a CDS encoding MAB_1171c family putative transporter, with amino-acid sequence MTSPLPAYIALPVIAVTCILMVGRWVLLGHTPTDRLINRSLAWAVLGLLLHERGVAPDIASLMHQLSLGCILFTLAGIYGIAQLWGGADPDTVAVRQRRYDIATAAVFVLVLAAGTPARQQGMLIDQALGWPSIVFWALFGAPLAVCAVLILRTSAHEFRAEDLGPREKLVYYAVFAAAGGLLIDAVAGPSVAALSTYTDIALPDPQMRRKAATFFAATFAAAIITAIPLFSLIAAQVGWDRTARYNRRLQPLWSDLTAAFPDLVLYPADQLAELDPAARLHRMTVEIRDALLNLRPYTPMTGDRLEPALSTGAAVGKRAQVTLYTISVARALRAKNTGAQPDPIAARTAPRPPAATGDLDSELQSLLELARQWAGAQALVAAAGPPPSMSHVMNKERPR; translated from the coding sequence ATGACGTCACCGCTGCCCGCCTATATAGCGCTACCGGTCATTGCCGTCACATGCATACTCATGGTGGGTCGGTGGGTGCTGCTCGGCCACACTCCCACCGACCGCCTGATCAACCGGTCACTCGCATGGGCGGTGCTCGGCTTACTGCTGCACGAGCGTGGCGTCGCCCCCGATATCGCCAGCCTTATGCACCAACTATCGCTGGGGTGCATCTTGTTCACCCTGGCAGGGATCTATGGGATTGCCCAACTTTGGGGTGGCGCCGATCCGGACACCGTTGCTGTGCGGCAACGCCGCTACGACATCGCGACGGCTGCCGTGTTCGTGTTGGTCCTGGCTGCGGGAACCCCCGCGAGGCAACAAGGGATGCTCATCGACCAGGCCCTCGGGTGGCCTTCGATCGTATTTTGGGCGCTGTTCGGGGCGCCGCTTGCGGTGTGCGCGGTGCTGATACTGCGGACCAGTGCTCACGAATTTCGCGCCGAAGACCTCGGCCCGCGCGAAAAGCTGGTCTACTACGCGGTTTTCGCCGCTGCGGGCGGTCTCCTCATCGATGCCGTCGCCGGTCCATCGGTCGCCGCGTTGTCCACCTACACCGACATCGCCCTGCCAGATCCGCAGATGCGACGCAAAGCGGCGACGTTCTTCGCCGCAACCTTCGCCGCCGCGATCATCACCGCTATCCCGCTGTTCAGTCTCATAGCGGCGCAGGTGGGGTGGGATCGGACCGCACGTTACAACCGCCGACTCCAGCCGCTATGGTCGGATCTCACCGCCGCATTCCCTGACCTGGTGCTCTACCCTGCCGATCAACTCGCTGAGCTCGATCCAGCCGCGCGGCTGCATCGGATGACCGTCGAAATCCGCGACGCCCTGTTGAACCTACGTCCCTATACCCCCATGACCGGCGACCGTCTCGAACCGGCGCTTTCAACCGGTGCCGCAGTCGGCAAACGCGCCCAGGTCACGCTATATACGATCAGCGTGGCACGCGCACTGCGGGCGAAAAACACTGGAGCGCAGCCCGATCCGATCGCGGCACGAACCGCGCCGCGCCCCCCGGCGGCAACGGGGGATCTGGACTCGGAACTGCAAAGCTTGCTCGAGTTGGCCCGCCAATGGGCGGGCGCGCAGGCGCTCGTCGCGGCCGCCGGGCCGCCGCCATCGATGTCGCACGTAATGAATAAGGAGCGCCCCCGTTGA
- a CDS encoding ABC transporter substrate-binding protein, with product MTTQIAPPPPWWRKWALAAMAAVTVAVVVVATFVILDRVKRCGDGVVRTGPYKECTGVTDGRVVFAPELRSIEERIRKENDDVAGSGVAHVSIAVMLPMTLRGTGDEIVTMEWVRHQLEGAHLGQLAANHATTWGSKPRIRLLLANAGSGLAQWKSTIDELAKRRDRERIVAVTGFGISVDNAVNAMRRLAEMRMPMVGSTLTADNLSAIPGLLRVSPTNSAQARAGAAYLKPDVRRALLVRDENPQDHYSLTLAEEFSKSFPDATHEFSGPTEKYNSQDINVDNTFQYMLPNICHAAPEVVYFAGRARHAMTFIKALAERGCRKDPITVLTGDDMSSYTAPDDAIQTALDSGVSVVYTGLAHPQAWRAKQDAFNLHSISQFDAACQGRVCYRELSSDGLEDNFAIISHDAVVTAVQAIRQAAGAAGNVVRPEDVLQSMNRLHGATAVRGASGTLDFDEIGNPVNKPIPMLRVLPGKSPEFLGLSSPAG from the coding sequence GTGACCACCCAGATCGCGCCGCCGCCACCGTGGTGGCGGAAATGGGCGTTGGCCGCGATGGCGGCCGTCACGGTCGCCGTCGTGGTGGTCGCGACGTTCGTCATCCTCGATAGGGTCAAGCGTTGCGGCGATGGCGTCGTCCGAACCGGGCCGTACAAAGAATGCACGGGGGTGACCGACGGCCGCGTGGTGTTCGCGCCGGAACTGCGCAGCATCGAAGAGCGCATCCGCAAGGAGAACGACGATGTGGCGGGGTCAGGTGTTGCGCACGTCAGCATTGCCGTGATGCTGCCGATGACCTTGCGCGGCACCGGGGACGAAATCGTGACGATGGAGTGGGTCCGCCATCAGTTGGAGGGTGCCCACCTGGGTCAGCTGGCGGCGAACCACGCCACCACGTGGGGCAGCAAACCACGGATCCGGTTGTTGCTGGCCAACGCGGGAAGTGGTTTGGCGCAATGGAAGTCGACGATCGACGAACTCGCCAAGCGCCGCGATCGGGAGCGCATCGTCGCAGTGACCGGCTTCGGTATCAGCGTCGACAACGCCGTGAACGCCATGCGCAGGCTGGCCGAAATGCGGATGCCGATGGTTGGTTCAACGCTGACGGCCGACAACCTCTCCGCTATCCCCGGCTTGCTGCGGGTATCACCGACCAACAGTGCCCAGGCGCGGGCGGGCGCCGCCTACCTCAAACCGGACGTGCGGCGTGCGCTACTTGTTCGCGACGAGAACCCGCAGGACCACTATTCGCTGACCCTCGCCGAGGAGTTCAGCAAGTCCTTTCCCGATGCCACGCACGAATTCTCGGGTCCGACCGAAAAGTACAACTCGCAAGACATCAACGTAGACAACACGTTTCAATACATGCTGCCCAACATCTGCCACGCCGCACCCGAAGTGGTGTACTTCGCCGGACGGGCCAGACACGCCATGACATTCATCAAGGCGCTCGCCGAACGCGGGTGCCGCAAGGACCCGATCACCGTCCTCACCGGCGACGACATGTCCTCCTACACCGCGCCGGACGACGCCATCCAGACCGCGCTGGATTCCGGTGTCTCCGTTGTCTATACCGGCCTGGCTCATCCGCAGGCCTGGCGAGCGAAGCAGGACGCATTCAACCTGCACTCCATCTCGCAATTCGATGCCGCCTGCCAAGGCAGGGTCTGCTACCGCGAACTGTCCAGCGACGGACTGGAAGACAATTTCGCCATCATCTCCCACGACGCCGTAGTCACCGCGGTCCAAGCGATCCGGCAGGCGGCCGGCGCCGCAGGCAACGTCGTGCGACCCGAGGACGTATTGCAGTCCATGAACCGCTTGCACGGCGCAACGGCCGTCCGCGGCGCCAGCGGCACCCTCGACTTCGACGAGATAGGCAACCCGGTCAACAAGCCGATCCCGATGCTACGAGTGCTCCCCGGAAAGTCCCCAGAGTTCCTTGGACTGTCCTCGCCCGCGGGGTAA
- a CDS encoding NIPSNAP family protein, translating into MTISWSKWKRLPQSWIDDDATDRIVLAPDAATCGFGGRGRVVKLEPMITCVVEYVIDPAETAAFERFARRWMNLVDRHGGTHHGYFLPSEGASDKALALFSFPSLAAYEQYRSLFGTDPEFIAADRIRDESGCVLRHERTFMRPLLPDHD; encoded by the coding sequence ATGACGATCAGCTGGTCGAAGTGGAAGCGGTTGCCGCAGTCGTGGATTGACGACGATGCCACGGACCGGATAGTGCTTGCCCCGGACGCTGCGACCTGCGGCTTTGGTGGCCGCGGCCGGGTCGTTAAGCTCGAACCCATGATCACCTGTGTCGTGGAGTATGTGATCGATCCCGCCGAAACAGCCGCATTCGAGCGCTTCGCCCGTCGCTGGATGAACCTGGTCGATCGGCACGGCGGTACTCATCACGGCTATTTTCTGCCCTCGGAAGGCGCGAGCGACAAAGCCCTCGCCCTCTTCAGCTTCCCCAGCCTCGCAGCCTACGAACAGTACCGAAGCCTGTTCGGCACCGATCCGGAGTTCATCGCGGCGGACCGCATCCGCGACGAGAGCGGCTGCGTCCTCCGCCACGAGCGAACCTTCATGCGTCCCTTGCTTCCTGACCACGACTAG